TCATAGGACGAGACAAGCGACGCTACGACGGCCAAGTCAATGGCTGGGTCTTCCACTTTCAAACCCCCGGCAACATTCAAAAACACATCCTGGACACCTAGCCTGAAACCTCCCCTTTTTTCCAAAACTGCCAGTAACATCTGCAAACGCTTTGCGTCAAAGCCTGTGCTGCTCCGTTGAGGTGTTCCATAGTTAGCTACACTCACTAATGATTGCATTTCTATTAGCAGCGGACGGTTTCCTTCCATCATTGACCCTATCGCGATGCCACTCACCGGTTCGTCGCGTTGCGAAATCAGGATTTCGGAAGGATTACTCACCTGCCGCAGACCAGTTCCGTGCATTTCGTAGATACCAAGTTCCGAAGTACTCCCAAATCGGTTTTTAATGGTCCTCAAAATCCGGTATGTATTGTGCCGGTCACCCTCGAACTGCAAAACGGTATCTACCATATGCTCCAATACCTTGGGACCGGCCAGTGAACCATCCTTTGTAATGTGCCCGATCAGAAACACGGGTACGCCCATCTCCTTAGCGTATTTCATAAATTCCGCCGTACATTCCCTGACTTGCGACACGCTGCCTGCGCCAGACTCAATGTAGGTGGACTGCATGGTCTGGATAGAATCGATAATGAGGATTTCCGGCTGAAAGTCCTCTATCTGGCGGAAGATGTTCTGAGTATGCGTTTCTGTAAGGATAAAGCAATTATCACTTTTGGCAGACATTCTTTCAGCACGCATCTTGATCTGCTGTTCCGACTCCTCACCTGAAACATATAGTACCTTTTTGTTAGAAAGAGTAAGCCCGATTTGCAGCATTAATGTTGATTTCCCAATTCCTGGCTCTCCTCCGATCAGCACCAAAGAGCCCTGAACAACTCCACCGCCCAAAACGCGGTTAAGTTCCTCATCCAGTGTCTTGATCCTCGGCTCATTTTCGTATTCAATCTCAGCGATAGCCCTCGGCCGGCTTGCCAGGTTGACTGCCTTCCAGGTTACCGCTGTTTTTTTATCTTCTTTTTCAATAACTTCCTGGACAAAAGTATTCCACTCACCGCATGAGGGGCACCTGCCCACCCATTTGGGTGAATTATACCCACATTCCTGACAAAAGTATGCTGTTTTGGCTTTGGCCATAAGGAGAAAAGTCTAATTTGTATTCGCTTATACACTAACAGTATTGGGTTGATAAATATCCAAATATTAGTACGTTTCGACCATAAAATCAAAAAAAATATAGGTAAGGTATAGTTTTTTATCTTTTGGCGTTATTATCCGGTTTTACTTAAAAAATTATATTATCCATGAACATCCTGACAAAAGTAGCTTGTATGTGCATGTTATGCATTTTTGCATTGACATCAGTGCAGGCGCAGAAAAAAGGTTTTGCGTTCGGTATCAAGGGTGGTGTGAATTTGTCGCGCCTGACCATGGGAGATGTATTTACAACACGTTATGACGACAATGGCAATCCTTACCTCGGGTATGATGGTAAGGAAGTGAGGGACAATCTTAAACAAAGTTTTAAAACCAGA
The genomic region above belongs to Dyadobacter pollutisoli and contains:
- the radA gene encoding DNA repair protein RadA — its product is MAKAKTAYFCQECGYNSPKWVGRCPSCGEWNTFVQEVIEKEDKKTAVTWKAVNLASRPRAIAEIEYENEPRIKTLDEELNRVLGGGVVQGSLVLIGGEPGIGKSTLMLQIGLTLSNKKVLYVSGEESEQQIKMRAERMSAKSDNCFILTETHTQNIFRQIEDFQPEILIIDSIQTMQSTYIESGAGSVSQVRECTAEFMKYAKEMGVPVFLIGHITKDGSLAGPKVLEHMVDTVLQFEGDRHNTYRILRTIKNRFGSTSELGIYEMHGTGLRQVSNPSEILISQRDEPVSGIAIGSMMEGNRPLLIEMQSLVSVANYGTPQRSSTGFDAKRLQMLLAVLEKRGGFRLGVQDVFLNVAGGLKVEDPAIDLAVVASLVSSYEDKFIPPSVCFAAEVGLGGEVRAVNRIESRISESEKMGFKKIYISKYNSKGLDLKKSKIEIIPVAHLDQLFMSLFLND